The following are from one region of the Gambusia affinis linkage group LG02, SWU_Gaff_1.0, whole genome shotgun sequence genome:
- the nhsb gene encoding Nance-Horan syndrome protein isoform X2: protein MPFAKRIVEPQLLCRHQIPNDEGLLFEDLCAISHVVLSRTLRQLSDLARHACSLFQELENDIMSTSQRVWVLQNKIGQIQQAANALDPKKEAVPVSNLDIESKLSAHYQAPWHQQHNVFHPCTRPPCLEELHRNARLSLRALHGDEQQHQPSSSRERNRVTISISVAPPMPTFPSPHSIRRQQRSRLARAQERAERERELEYQPRKERIVKETEIQTTERKLQEMPGREEDMKTIERKVTSIEKSESSEVIGGQAVKAVNHSAPSAQDKQANWSKENVPPSDQKTNDDSQAVSSCIIPINVTAGVGFDREASARCSLVHSQSVLQRRRKLRRRKTITGIPKRVQQDMDSDESPVARERTVIIHANSHQLSLYQEDLSISGRLHHTRDSGCQTDDFLIACTAAPSRRRIRAQRNHQGIPASLSHSTGNISSLGDQSDSTYTTASTHGGRLRSRSLPREGGRLIDSDEDDDDNYDDDDDDEDLSPYEAEDFIPSGPSPRMKMMMMKDEEESTDDQAAPEPLQLGSLKRLQRSSERDRGGGGGGSPEHSWMERGRSRLPRKADMGSCEISSSSDTFSSPIHSVSTTGVLGSHVDHKEDHQSSSGNWSGSSSTCPSQTSETIPPPSSPPLTGSSHCDSELSLNTAPNAIDEGFSLDPSYHSDLRPQSQGHRSSSFTSSATDQLDDAGVSTASEGEWTYPQDQDQTDPDQDQDPTQKLSENHQFLREYSSMEGLNDQTCFSKQKPNAEKEPESHYPSDTEGFYSSSVNLEEYNQNYREYTCNYADLGPDCHQSNTVAKRLSHGGYPQPPLEFKPGTMTLGRTCRPLRKSKLKPPPPKRTSSLKETNSSVDVGTDTQADKDHPKMVSEQELTSSSTDMKLELDLELGGAPEPLQSSCLVAESLGTWGMGLGGAMDIVEPMSFSSADTHSFKDEGAVQSDYADLWLHNSELKSNNGEYASMSNSSTATGTTVMDCMKSPDSSSSSTETQIQAVAQTLESKESSPSLPSGDFKLGSPEKLAGLASPSSGYSSQSETPTSTLPSSSAAFFPGPLSPSTGKRKPKVPERKSSLSSLQQIPRDGASISFCNKRDPEFPPPPSQLDLNVLHGGYVRHTLSHRAYHMHTLHHNKHRVANVLSTGLKIMVPEITNTNPPPSSTNPGSNVLPVTPSTIRSVHLHSVSQSSEPQSSSTTYQDTANGTETVTRPKCPPSGSTLAPPPVNIRPLPPRRPPPRPPCHDHTSSPERSQPPPPGRHPDGPPSYESLLLRQDRYGPGTFWAMTAFRTRMDPSSDISEDSSPLHRPVPRAPHPSPVDLHTHIHSHTEFRGLTHSTHARSEFRVLGERSFSQDDDEDEEEEEEDEEEQVKEPQRAACSRGGMRLDHPPPPAYEFAGGSHLNSGPWASPVKVPGNTTEASHPYLISDARTGGQEVHEEEREVISGATRSAHPHQLQESKDDSTTPDTEDYFSKDSTPSDNSLSPLTDDTKVDDDIIITSPNKSRTTEDLFAMIHRSKRKVLGRKDSGDLNVKSRLCPASAVTPSNVSTGVVPPAPPLNFPATLANAVGSQRAPVPIYRSAKKSSTSNEEFKLLLLKKGSRSDSSYRMSATEILKSPITPKTPGESLQEASIRQAEEQSSTPQEPPISVLDPIQIPGLFPRANSESFTPKTLPMSAASRQGRSRIPPVANSSRYSTRSRLYTAPMQAISEGETENSDGSPHDDRSS, encoded by the exons CTGTGTCGAACTTGGATATAGAGAGCAAGCTGTCGGCGCACTATCAGGCTCCATGGCACCAGCAACACAACGTGTTTCACCCGTGCACCAGACCGCCGTGTCTGGAGGAGCTCCACAGAAATGCCCGTCTGAGTCTTAGAGCTCTGCATGGCG ACGAACAACAGCATCAGCCTTCTTCAAGTCGAGAGAGAAACAGGGTGACCATCTCCATCTCCGTGGCGCCACCCATGCCCACCTTTCCCTCACCGCATAGCATTCGGCGGCAACAGAGGAGTCGGCTCGCACGAGCG CaagagagagcagagagggaACGAGAGCTGGAGTATCAACCCAGAAAG GAGAGGATAGTCAAAGAAACAGAGATCCAGACTACAGAGAGAAAG CTACAAGAGATGCCTGGTAGAGAGGAGGATATGAAAACAATCGAAAGGAAG GTTACCTCAATAGAGAAAAGTGAAAGTAGTGAGGTCATTGGAGGCCAAGCAGTCAAGGCCGTAAACCACAGTGCCCCCTCTGCCCAAGACAAGCAGGCAAACTGGTCAAAGGAAAACGTCCCGCCATCAGATCAGAAGACAAATGACGATTCTCAAGCGGTCTCCTCATGCATTATCCCCATTAATGTCACAG CAGGAGTCGGGTTTGACAGAGAGGCCAGTGCCCGTTGCTCTCTAGTTCACTCCCAGTCGGTGCTTCAGAGAAGAAGGAAgctgaggaggagaaagacTATCACTGGAATACCCAAACGGGTACAACAGGACATGG acTCAGATGAATCACCTGTGGCAAGAGAGCGTACAGTGATCATCCATGCCAATTCACATCAACTATCTCTCTATCAGGAGGACCTCTCAATTAGTGGGCGTCTCCATCACACTCGTGACTCTGGCTGCCAGACAGATGATTTTCTTATAGCAT GTACAGCTGCTCCCTCCAGAAGGCGCATTAGAGCTCAGCGCAACCATCAAGGTATCCCTGCCTCTCTGTCCCATTCTACGGGTAACATTTCCTCCTTGGGTGACCAGTCGGACTCAACATACACAACAGCTTCTACACATGGTGGCCGCTTACGCTCACGTAGCCTTCCAAGAGAGGGCGGCCGTCTAATCGACAGTGACGAAGACGATGATGACAactatgatgatgatgatgatgatgaagatttATCACCTTATGAAGCAGAGGACTTCATTCCATCGGGACCAAGTCCAAgaatgaagatgatgatgatgaaggatgAAGAAGAGAGTACAGATGATCAGGCAGCCCCTGAGCCACTGCAACTTGGAAGCCTAAAAAGACTGCAGAGGTCTAGTGAAAGAGACAGGGGCGGTGGAGGAGGTGGGAGTCCAGAACATAGCTGGATGGAGAGGGGTCGTTCTCGCTTGCCCCGCAAGGCTGACATGGGTAGCTGTGAAATTTCATCCAGTTCTGATACTTTTAGCAGCCCTATTCACTCGGTGTCTACTACAGGCGTTCTAGGCAGTCATGTGGACCACAAGGAGGACCACCAGTCATCAAGTGGAAACTGGAGTGGCTCCAGCTCCACCTGCCCCTCACAAACATCTGAAACTATTCCCCCACCCTCTTCTCCACCCCTGACAGGCTCTTCCCACTGTGATTCAGAGTTATCACTTAATACAGCACCCAATGCCATTGATGAGGGATTTTCCCTGGATCCTTCCTACCACTCTGACCTCAGGCCCCAGAGTCAAGGCCACAGATCAAGCTCTTTTACATCATCTGCCACAGACCAGCTAGATGATGCAGGGGTCAGTACAGCCAGCGAAGGGGAGTGGACATACCCCCAAGACCAAGATCAGACCGATCCAGATCAGGACCAAGATCCCACCCAAAAGCTAAGTGAAAACCACCAGTTTCTTCGAGAATACAGCTCAATGGAAGGTCTTAATGACCAAACATGTTTCAGTAAACAGAAACCAAATGCTGAAAAAGAGCCTGAGTCTCATTACCCATCTGATACAGAAGGTTTCTACTCATCCTCTGTGAATCTTGAGGAGTATAATCAGAACTACAGAGAATACACATGTAACTATGCAGACCTCGGGCCTGATTGTCATCAGTCCAACACTGTGGCAAAACGATTATCCCATGGAGGTTATCCTCAGCCTCCACTTGAGTTCAAACCAGGCACTATGACTTTAGGGAGGACTTGCCGTCCTTTAAggaaatcaaaactcaaacctCCACCACCCAAGCGAACATCCTCACTAAAGGAAACCAATAGTAGTGTTGATGTTGGAACAGACACACAAGCAGATAAGGATCATCCAAAGATGGTTAGTGAGCAAGAACTTACCTCGTCTTCCACAGATATGAAGCTGGAACTGGACCTGGAACTTGGAGGAGCTCCAGAACCATTACAGTCATCTTGTCTAGTTGCAGAATCTTTAGGAACTTGGGGCATGGGACTGGGGGGAGCCATGGACATAGTAGAGCCCATGTCCTTTAGCTCCGCAGATACACACTCATTTAAGGATGAAGGTGCAGTGCAGTCTGACTATGCAGATCTGTGGCTTCACAACAGTGAGCTTAAGTCTAACAATGGTGAGTACGCATCAATGTCTAACTCAAGCACAGCTACAGGCACCACTGTTATGGATTGTATGAAATCACCAGACAGCTCTTCCTCTTCCACAGAAACGCAAATTCAGGCTGTTGCCCAGACCTTAGAGTCCAAGGAAAGCAGTCCATCTCTCCCATCTGGAGACTTTAAACTTGGGTCACCTGAGAAACTGGCCGGCCTAGCCTCACCATCAAGTGGTTATTCCAGTCAATCAGAAACCCCTACATCAACCTTACCCTCATCTTCAGCAGCCTTCTTCCCAGGACCACTGTCCCCTTCAACTGGCAAGAGAAAGCCTAAAGTGCCAGAAAGGAAGTCATCTCTCTCTTCCTTGCAACAAATTCCCAGAGATGGGGCTTCCATTTCATTTTGCAATAAGAGAGATCCAGAAtttcctcctccaccttctcaACTTGATCTCAATGTTCTACATGGAGGTTATGTGAGACACACCTTATCCCACCGAGCATACCACATGCACACCCTTCACCACAACAAACACAGAGTTGCAAATGTTTTGTCCACTGGACTAAAAATAATGGTCCCTGAGATAACGAATACCAATCCACCACCAAGTTCAACAAATCCAGGCTCTAATGTTCTGCCAGTTACTCCATCAACAATTCGTTCAGTGCATCTTCATTCAGTTAGCCAGTCTTCAGAGCCACAGAGTTCTTCCACAACATACCAGGACACAGCGAATGGAACTGAGACTGTGACAAGGCCAAAATGTCCCCCAAGTGGTTCCACCCTGGCTCCTCCCCCTGTTAATATCAGGCCTCTCCCTCCCAGAAGGCCACCTCCCAGACCCCCATGTCATGATCACACCTCTTCTCCCGAACGTTCACAGCCACCTCCACCTGGTCGCCACCCTGATGGACCTCCATCCTATGAAAGTCTGCTTCTAAGGCAGGACCGGTATGGACCAGGAACCTTTTGGGCTATGACTGCCTTCAGAACAAGGATGGACCCTTCGTCAGACATCTCTGAAGACAGTTCTCCCCTGCATAGACCAGTTCCACGTGCTCCACACCCTTCACCTGTGGATCTCCACACTCATATTCACTCACACACAGAGTTCAGGGGGCTCACCCACTCAACACATGCACGTTCCGAGTTTAGAGTTTTGGGGGAGCGCTCGTTCTCCCAGGATGACGacgaggatgaggaggaggaggaagaggatgaagaagagcAGGTAAAGGAGCCACAGAGGGCTGCATGTTCCAGAGGAGGAATGCGATTGGACCACCCTCCTCCACCAGCCTATGAATTTGCTGGAGGATCCCACTTAAACTCAGGGCCATGGGCTAGTCCTGTCAAAGTGCCTGGTAACACAACAGAGGCATCGCATCCTTACCTAATCAGCGATGCAAGGACAGGAGGACAAGAAGTGCATGAAGAAGAGAGGGAAGTGATATCAGGTGCTACCAGAAGTGCCCATCCGCACCAACTCCAAGAGAGCAAGGATGACTCCACCACTCCTGACACTGAGGATTACTTTAGCAAAG ATTCCACACCAAGTGACAATTCACTTTCCCCTCTGACGGATGACACCAAAGTTGATGACGACATTATTATTACATCCCCTAACAAGAGTCGTACAACAGAAGACCTTTTTGCCATGATACACAG ATCCAAAAGAAAGGTCCTTGGCCGTAAAGATTCTGGAGACCTAAACGTGAAGTCTCGTCTTTGTCCTGCGTCAGCCGTAACCCCCAGTAATGTTTCCACTGGTGTTGtccctccagctcctcctcttaACTTTCCTGCTACTTTAGCCAATGCCGTTGGGTCACAGAGAGCTCCTGTTCCAATCTATCGTAGTGCAAAGAAATCCAGCACATCCAACGAGGAGTTTAAACTTCTTTTGCTAAAGAAAGGCAGCAGGTCTGATTCTAGCTATCGCATGTCAGCGACAGAGATTTTGAAGAGCCCCATTACCCCCAAAACACCAGGGGAGTCCCTTCAAGAAGCTTCAATTAGACAGGCAGAGGAGCAATCTTCTACGCCTCAGGAGCCCCCAATCTCTGTTTTGGACCCAATCCAGATACCAGGCCTTTTTCCTCGGGCCAACTCGGAAAGTTTCACTCCCAAAACACTCCCCATGTCAGCTGCCTCTCGACAGGGACGTTCTCGGATCCCCCCGGTTGCTAACAGCAGTCGCTACAGTACACGCAGTCGCCTCTACACAGCGCCCATGCAAGCCATTTCAGAAGGGGAGACTGAAAACTCAGATGGGAGCCCTCATGATGATAGATCgtcataa